One window from the genome of Salvia splendens isolate huo1 chromosome 9, SspV2, whole genome shotgun sequence encodes:
- the LOC121746778 gene encoding uncharacterized protein LOC121746778, producing the protein MLWLDKLLLFCHVTFIQKEQNGHDFFSSLLFLLFNKVMLWLGDSLSKVMPWIKAHILEFWIMILISGTSSGFRLIGDKSGGDQVTKKRTRGGLVFSTLSVQFSTRNRKETEFGRPVISGYLCGFYLIKSLLNI; encoded by the exons ATGCTCTGGTTAGATAAATTGCTGTTATTCTGTCATGTTACCTTTATCCAAAAGGAACAAAATGGACAcgattttttctcttctttacTTTTTTTGCTTTTCAACAAGGTAATGCTCTGGTTAGGAGATTCTTTATCCAAAGTAATGCCATGGATCAAGGCACATATTTTGGAATTTTGGATAATGATCTTGATCTCAGGCACTAGCTCTGGCTTTAGGCTTATTGGTGACAAATCTGGGGGTGATCAAGTTACCAAGAAACGAACAAGAGGGGGCCTCGTATTCAGCACTTTATCAG TTCAATTCTCCACCAGAAATAGGAAAGAAACAGAATTCGGGAGGCCCGTCATCTCAG GGTATTTATGTGGATTCTATCTCATCAAATCATTGTTGAACATTTGA
- the LOC121749180 gene encoding eukaryotic translation initiation factor 4B3-like, with the protein MAATVKTAWAKPGAWALDAEENESELLQQQEETVAAPNGHSETTDFPSLALAKTKKKKKQVLTLQEFSTYSAAKPAAFHVKGLTTDELTALPTGPRERTTEELDRNKLGGGFRSYGGGMRDEQPRRQGSFNRESNRELASSRADETNNWAGKRSSAGSGFERREKGSECNYREYGGV; encoded by the coding sequence ATGGCGGCTACGGTGAAGACAGCGTGGGCGAAGCCAGGTGCGTGGGCTCTGGACGCGGAGGAGAACGAGTCGGAGCTCCTCCAGCAGCAGGAGGAAACGGTGGCGGCGCCAAACGGCCACTCCGAGACGACGGATTTCCCGTCCCTGGCTCTGGCGAAGactaagaagaaaaagaagcagGTCCTCACGCTCCAGGAATTCTCGACCTACAGCGCTGCGAAGCCGGCGGCCTTCCACGTGAAGGGGTTGACGACGGACGAGCTGACGGCTCTCCCGACGGGTCCGCGAGAGCGGACGACGGAAGAGCTCGATCGGAACAAGCTAGGAGGGGGATTCAGATCCTATGGCGGCGGGATGAGGGATGAGCAGCCGCGGCGCCAGGGGAGTTTCAATCGGGAGTCGAATCGCGAATTGGCGTCGTCTAGGGCTGATGAGACTAATAATTGGGCGGGTAAGAGGTCTTCTGCTGGTAGTGGGTTTGAGAGGAGAGAGAAGGGATCAGAGTGTAACTATCGTGAATATGGAGGAGTATAA
- the LOC121746503 gene encoding uncharacterized protein LOC121746503 isoform X1 encodes MLMLGSLLRIGSIAAWVLHIIACMGGCLGSHVRPKLNSSLDEFKGKNNHDWKSTKTTLSEDFWTTSNCNMENTALQSCGSISSTSTLTQVYDAHGAGCSSTPSEFVNHGLILWHQNRQKWALDKKPENRAQQLREPKLSWNATYDSLLSNNKPFDKPVPLGEMVDFLVAVWEQEGMYD; translated from the exons ATGTTAATGTTGGGGTCCCTTTTACGAATCGGATCAATTGCAGCTTGGGTTTTGCATATTATTGCTTGCATGGG TGGTTGTCTGGGGAGTCATGTCAGGCCCAAACTGAATTCCTCACTTGATGAATTCAAAGGGAAGAATAACCACGATTGGAAAAGTACAAAAACTACTCTATCGGAAGATTTTTGGACCACTAGCAATTGTAATATGGAAAATACTGCTTTGCAGTCTTGTGGAAGCATCTCGTCTACCAGCACACTTACTCAGGTATATGATGCTCATGGTGCCGGATGCTCGAGCACGCCTTCTGAATTTGTAAATCATG GTCTAATTCTCTGGCACCAGAATAGACAGAAATGGGCCTTGGATAAAAAGCCCGAGAATCGGGCACAACAGCTTCGAGAGCCCAAGTTAAG TTGGAACGCAACCTACGACAGTTTGCTCAGCAATAACAAGCCATTCGACAAACCTGTCCCGCTTGGT GAAATGGTCGATTTTCTGGTAGCGGTTTGGGAGCAGGAAGGAATGTACGATTAA
- the LOC121746503 gene encoding uncharacterized protein LOC121746503 isoform X2 — translation MENTALQSCGSISSTSTLTQVYDAHGAGCSSTPSEFVNHGLILWHQNRQKWALDKKPENRAQQLREPKLSWNATYDSLLSNNKPFDKPVPLGEMVDFLVAVWEQEGMYD, via the exons ATGGAAAATACTGCTTTGCAGTCTTGTGGAAGCATCTCGTCTACCAGCACACTTACTCAGGTATATGATGCTCATGGTGCCGGATGCTCGAGCACGCCTTCTGAATTTGTAAATCATG GTCTAATTCTCTGGCACCAGAATAGACAGAAATGGGCCTTGGATAAAAAGCCCGAGAATCGGGCACAACAGCTTCGAGAGCCCAAGTTAAG TTGGAACGCAACCTACGACAGTTTGCTCAGCAATAACAAGCCATTCGACAAACCTGTCCCGCTTGGT GAAATGGTCGATTTTCTGGTAGCGGTTTGGGAGCAGGAAGGAATGTACGATTAA